cttttttaacaCATGTATTTTGTGTTATGAATACCCTCTGAGCACTGCTTTGGCTGCATTTCATGTCTTTTATAGTAGTTTTTCATCATGAAAGAATGCCAAACCTACAAAAATTTGCAAGAATATTAGGAAGAACTCCCACAGACCCTGTGCCAGCTTACTGAATTGTTGCCCTTTGCTGTTTTCATCCATCACCCTCTCTCTAACTCAGAGTAGATGTTTCTGAGCTCTTGGTGAGTTggtttccttcctccccacagtGAGGCTtggcaggaggcaggcagagggcccTGGAACCACTCCTCCACCGTCGGCTTTATCCTCACAAGCCTTTTTAATGAAAGCCCAATGCACCTGTTCCTCTTCAGCATGGTTGTGGTAATCTACACACTAGCCATGGCTGGCAACACTGCTATGGTCTTCCTGATCTGGGCTGATGCCCGgctccacacacccatgtattTCCTCCTCAGCCAGCTGTCCTTCCTGGACATCTTCTTCACCTCGGTCACCATCCCCAAGATGATAGCAGGCTTCCTTTTTGGCTGGACTAGCATCTCATTTGTGGGCTGTGGGGCCCAAATGTTTTTCTTCATGTTCCTTGGGGCTGCTGAGTGCCTCCTGCTGGCCctcatggcctatgaccgctacgtggccatctgcaACCCTCTGCGCTACCCATCACTCATGAGCCGCCAGACCTGTCTGCTCATGGTGGCCACCTCCTGGCTGGGAGGGTCTATCAATGCCTCCATCCAGACAGCACTGACGCTGCAGTTCCCCTACTGTGGCTCGAGGAGGATTGCACACTTTTTCTGCGAGGTGCCTTCACTGCTGAGGCTGGCCTGTGCTGACACAGCTGCCTATGAGCGAGTGCTTTTTGTGACAGGTGTGGTGGTCCTTCTGGTGCCCATTGCCTTCATCACCACCTCCTATGCCCTCATTCTGGCAGCAGTGCTTGGGATGCACTCTGTGGAGGGGCGTCAGAAGGCCCTAGCCACTTGCTCTTCCCACTTAACAGTTGTCAACCTCTTTTATGGGCCCCTCGTGTATACCTATATGTTACCTGCATCTTACCACTCTCCTGGCCAGGATGATGTAGTGTCCATCTTTTATACAGTTCTCACACCCATGCTGAACCCTGTCATCTACAGTCTCAGGAACAAAGAAGTGACAGGAGCAATGAAGAAGGTCATAGGGAAGTGTGGGGTGGGTAGGACTGCTTAAGACTCAGGAGACGGTGTCCCCCTCCTCTAGGATGTCCCTGTGGCTCCAGGAGCCCATTCTAGGATTTTCTTCTGAGAAGAGAAATCAAAAGTCCCAAATCCACATGGAGGGAAGTGAAAGATGCTGCCCCTCATTCCCTTCCAGCTGCTGCCCACCTCTTCAGAGAGTTATCCAGATTGTCAGTGTCCATTTctcactcccttcccccagctcaacAGACTCCAGTCTGGCTTCTGTTCCAGCCATTCCTTGTTCAAAGTAGCAATCACTCATGATCTCTGTGTCACTAAATGTCCAAGGGTATCTCTTCTCTCCAAAGGGGTCCCAAAGCCCTTCATCTATGGCTATTTCCCAACTTTTCCTTCATTCCTCTCCTCCAGCCACTCTGGCCCTCTCATTGTTGATCAGAATATCTAAGCACAATTCTAGCTTGTGGTCCTTCAACACAGGGTTCCTGATGCCTGGGTGTTTTCCTCCACATTTTTGCATGGCTTTCTCCTGCACTACATTTAGGAGCTTGCAAATGTGATTATGTCAGAGATGCCTCCACTGACCACCCTGCCCAAAATGGTATCCTCACCCCATTTCACCATCCCTTTCTAATTTAATTTGTGTATTCcagtttctttttccctttagaaTGTGCATTTGAGGCTTTGACTTTTAGTATTGTAccttcattaataaatatttattgaataaatggacAAGCCCAAAGAACATTTCTTACTTGATCCCAACAGCATTGGCACTGTTAGTTTCTCCTTGaaaatctttcttcctttggtAGTGACACCACATTTCTGGTTTTTCTCCTACTCTGGCTCACTCTTTCCCATTAAGTGATAAGTGATTAAAACCTGGTGCTAGACCCTTCTTTTATTAGTCTACAGTGTCTCAAGTCACTCTCATTCATGGTTATGGTTTCAAGTTACTACCTTACACCAAAGTCTGTCATACATATTATAGGCCATG
This Ursus arctos isolate Adak ecotype North America unplaced genomic scaffold, UrsArc2.0 scaffold_5, whole genome shotgun sequence DNA region includes the following protein-coding sequences:
- the LOC113261918 gene encoding olfactory receptor 2T1-like, yielding MHLFLFSMVVVIYTLAMAGNTAMVFLIWADARLHTPMYFLLSQLSFLDIFFTSVTIPKMIAGFLFGWTSISFVGCGAQMFFFMFLGAAECLLLALMAYDRYVAICNPLRYPSLMSRQTCLLMVATSWLGGSINASIQTALTLQFPYCGSRRIAHFFCEVPSLLRLACADTAAYERVLFVTGVVVLLVPIAFITTSYALILAAVLGMHSVEGRQKALATCSSHLTVVNLFYGPLVYTYMLPASYHSPGQDDVVSIFYTVLTPMLNPVIYSLRNKEVTGAMKKVIGKCGVGRTA